From one Melopsittacus undulatus isolate bMelUnd1 chromosome 16, bMelUnd1.mat.Z, whole genome shotgun sequence genomic stretch:
- the CTSE gene encoding LOW QUALITY PROTEIN: cathepsin E (The sequence of the model RefSeq protein was modified relative to this genomic sequence to represent the inferred CDS: deleted 3 bases in 2 codons; substituted 1 base at 1 genomic stop codon) — MEYFGQISIGTPPQNFTVVFDTGSSNLWVPSVYCVSRACAEHAKFQPSQSSTYQLVGTPFSIQYGTGSLTGVIGSDQVVVSPLVPPALHSIPGACPXPQHQHCTSCLQVEGLIVSNQQFAESVSEPGKAFVDAAFDGILGLAYPSLAVGGVTPVFDNMMAQNLVELPMFSVYLSTNPESSLGGELLFGGFDPSRFTGTLNWVPVTQQGYWQIQLDNVQLGGAVTFCTSGCQAIVDTGTSLITGPTKDIKELQSFIGATPVDGEYAVECSNLSVMPNVTFTINGLPYTLSAQAYTLMEYSDGMAFCTSGFQGMDVPPPAGPLWILGDVFIRQFYSVFDRGNNRVGLAPAVP; from the exons ATGGAATACTTTGGGCAGATCTCCAtcgggacc cccccccagaacTTCACCGTGGTCTTTGACACCGGCTCCTCCAACCTCTGGGTGCCTTCTGTCTACTGCGTCAGCAGAGCCTGTG CCGAGCACGCCAAGTTCCAGCCGTCACAATCCAGCACGTACCAGCTGGTGGGGACACCCTTCTCCATCCAGTACGGCACCGGCAGCTTGACGGGGGTCATCGGATCCGACCAAGTGGTCGTG TCACCTTTGgttcctcctgccctgcacagcatccctggggctTGCCCATAGCCTCAGCATCAGCACTgcacctcctgcctgcaggtcGAGGGCCTCATCGTGAGCAACCAGCAGTTTGCAGAGAGCGTCAGCGAGCCGGGAAAAGCCTTTGTGGATGCTGCATTCGATGGGATCCTGGGGCTGGCCTATCCCTCGCTGGCCGTGGGGGGTGTCACCCCCGTCTTCGACAACATGATGGCTCAGAACCTGGTGGAGCTGCCCATGTTCTCCGTCTACCTGAGCAC gAACCCGGAATCATCCCTGGGAGGGGAGCTGCTCTTTGGTGGCTTCGATCCCTCCCGCTTCACAGGGACCCTCAACTGGGTGCCAGTCACCCAGCAAGGGTACTGGCAGATCCAGCTGGACAA cGTCCAGCTCGGGGGGGCAGTGACGTTCTGCACCAGCGGGTGCCAGGCCATTGTGGACACGGGCACGTCGCTCATCACGGGTCCCACCAAGGATATAAAGGAATTGCAGAGCTTTATTGGTGCCACTCCTGTGGATGGGGAG TACGCTGTGGAGTGCAGCAACCTCAGCGTGATGCCGAATGTGACCTTCACCATCAACGGGCTGCCCTACACACTCAGCGCCCAGGCCTACACCCTCATG GAATACAGTGATGGAATGGCCTTCTGCACCAGCGGCTTCCAGGGCATGGACGTCCCCCCTCCCGCAGGGCCCCTCTGGATTTTGGGTGATGTCTTCATCCGCCAGTTTTACTCCGTCTTTGACCGTGGGAACAATCGAGTGGGGCTGGCACCTGCTGTCCCCTAa
- the RAB7B gene encoding ras-related protein Rab-7b isoform X1 translates to MPRQGLSMDASKKVDLKIIIIGALGVGKTSLLHQFVHKTFYEDYRTTLGASILTKVLVVDNTSLKLQIWDTGGQERFRSMVSTFYKGSDGCMLAFDVTDRESFESLDNWRDDFLEKVIPREQDFPMVLLGNKIDLCDRQVSKEMASSWCKEKDIPYFEVSAKNNINVVEAFETLAKQALATYKGIFESYLTDSIKLTPNDKPKKSCC, encoded by the exons ATGCCCCGGCAG ggtcTGTCCATGGATGCCAGCAAGAAGGTGGATCTGAAGATAATCATCATTGGAGCGCTGGG TGTGGGCAAAACCTCCCTCCTGCACCAGTTCGTGCACAAGACATTCTATGAGGATTACCGCACCACGCTGGGCGCCAGCATCCTCACCAAGGTCCTCGTGGTGGACAACACCTCCCTGAAGCTGCAG ATCTGGGACACAGGGGGACAGGAGCGATTCCGATCCATGGTGTCGACCTTTTACAAGGGCTCGGATGGCTGCATGCTGGCGTTTGACGTGACGGACAGGGAGTCCTTCGAGTCCCTGGACAACTGGAGAGATGATTTTCTGGAGAAGGTCATCCCAAGGGAGCAAGATTTCCCCATGGTCCTGTTGGGGAACAAAATAGACCTCTGTGATCGGCAG GTATCCAAGGAGATGGCCTCATCCTGGTGCAAGGAGAAGGACATCCCTTACTTTGAAGTCAGCGCCAAGAACAACATCAATGTCGTGGAGGCTTTCGAGACCCTGGCAAAGCAGGCGCTGGCAACG tACAAAGGGATCTTTGAGAGTTACTTGACTGACTCCATCAAACTCACGCCCAACGACAAGCCcaagaagagctgctgctga
- the SLC26A9 gene encoding solute carrier family 26 member 9 — MNQARPRYVIERPAYSLSLFDEEFEKKSRTYPVGDKLRNLFRCSASRLKLILFSLFPILVWLPKYKIKEYILPDVLGGVSAGTIQVPQGMAFALLANLPPVNGLYSSFFPLVTYLFLGGIHQMVPGTFAVISIIVGNVCNELAPESDFQYFNHTTNETSVNTTALEAARLEISATLACLTAIIQLCLGFVQFGFVAIYLSESFIRGFMTAAGLQILISVLKYVFGLTVPSYTGPLAIVYTFIDICKGLPQTNMASLVYALVSAVLLIIVKELNLKYMKKIRMPIPMEIIIVIVATAISGSFNMPEKYGMPVVGKISMGFPAPTLPLVHKWKDMIGTAFSLAIVSYVINLAMGRTLAAKHGYDVDPNQEMLALGCSNFFGSFFKIHVICCALSVTLAVDGAGGKSQVASFFVAMVVMVTMLALGIYLEPLPKSVLGALIAVNLKNSLKQLADPFYLWRKSRLDCLVWLVSFLSAFFLSLPYGVAVGVGFSVLVVVFHTQFRNGSALGQITSTDIYKNPKAYNKVHELNGIKIVTYCSPLYFANSEIFREKIIAKTGVDPSKVYLARKKHVKRQEKSTAQAPPNLPKLLLRQNKTLSLQELQKDFESSSPTDTNNNQTTANGASISYVTFQPAALGSAGSGELGSTNTVQGSTFLPAAELDPVMTAPPYVSFHTIILDMSGVCFVDLMGTKALGKLCSSYQKIGIKVFLANVQAQVYNDISTGGVFEEGGLDRSHLFLTIHDAVLFALANINEVVHPPILEERPAQTELSIYDESVDEGSTEFKNLEEEMFGSMFHSETQTAL, encoded by the exons ATGAACCAGGCCAGGCCTCGCTACGTCATCGAGCGTCCTGCCTATTCCCTCAGCCTCTTCGATGAGGAGtttgagaagaaaagcagaacttaCCCTGTCGGGGACAAACTGAGGAACCTCTTCAG ATGTTCAGCATCCAGACTCAAGCTCATCCTCTTCAGCCTCTTCCCAATCCTCGTGTGGCTTCCCAAGTATAAAATCAAGGAGTATATTTTGCCTGATGTTCTCGGGGGTGTCAGTGCAGGGACGATCCAGGTGCCGCAAG GGATGGCCTTTGCACTACTGGCCAATCTGCCTCCTGTCAATGGGCTCTactcctccttcttcccactGGTAACATACCTCTTCCTTGGGGGTATCCATCAGATGGTCCCAG GTACTTTTGCAGTCATCAGCATTATTGTTGGCAACGTCTGCAATGAGCTGGCTCCGGAGTCGGACTTCCAGTACTTCAACCACACCACTAATGAGACCAGCGTGAACACCACAGCCCTGGAGGCAGCCAGGCTGGAGATCTCGGCCACCTTAGCCTGCCTCACTGCCATCATACAA ctgtgcttgggattcgTGCAGTTTGGCTTTGTTGCCATCTACCTCTCCGAGTCGTTCATCAGGGGCTTCATGAcggcagcagggctgcagatCCTCATCTCCGTGCTCAAGTACGTCTTCGGCTTGACAGTCCCGTCTTACACCGGGCCCTTAGCTATCGTCTAT ACATTCATTGATATTTGTAAAGGTCTGCCCCAAACCAACATGGCCTCCCTGGTCTATGCCCTGGTCAGTGCTGTGCTCCTGATCATTGTCAAGGAGCTCAACCTAAAGTACATGAAGAAGATCCGGATGCCCATCCCCATGGAGATCATCATT GTAATAGTTGCCACTGCCATCTCTGGCAGCTTTAACATGCCTGAGAAGTACGGCATGCCAGTAGTTGGGAAGATCAGCATGGG GTTCCCAGCACCAACACTGCCCCTGGTGCACAAGTGGAAGGACATGATCGGCACTGCCTTCTCCCTCGCCATCGTGAGCTACGTGATCAACCTGGCCATGGGGAGAACACTGGCAGCCAAGCACGGCTACGACGTGGACCCCAACCAG GAAATGCTggccctgggctgcagcaacTTCTTCGGATCCTTCTTCAAGATCCACGTCATCTGCTGTGCTCTCTCCGTCACTCTAGCCGTcgatggggcaggagggaaatCCCAG GTGGCAAGTTTCTTTGTGGCCATGGTGGTCATGGTGACCATGCTGGCGCTGGGCATCTACCTCGAGCCCCTTCCAAAG TCTGTGCTGGGAGCCCTCATCGCAGTGAACCTGAAGAACTCCCTCAAGCAGCTGGCGGATCCATTCTACCTGTGGAGGAAGAGCCGGCTGGACTGC ctggTCTGGCTGGTGAGCTTCCTGTCCGCCTTCTTCCTGAGTCTTCCCTATGGAGTCGCTGTGGGTGTGGGATTTTCCGTGCTGGTCGTGGTTTTCCATACCCAGTT CCGAAACGGCTCTGCCCTGGGGCAGATCACTTCCACTGACATCTACAAGAACCCGAAAGCCTACAACAAG GTGCATGAACTCAATGGCATTAAAATCGTGACCTACTGCTCTCCACTGTATTTTGCCAACTCAGAGATATTCCGGGAGAAGATCATAGCCAAG ACAGGGGTGGACCCTAGCAAAGTGTACCTGGCCAGGAAGAAGCACGTGAAGCGGCAGGAGAAGAGCACAGCACAAGCACCACCAAACCTACCCAAACTCCTGCTGAGGCAGAACAAG ACCTTGTCCTTGCAAGAGCTCCAGAAAGACTTTGAGAGCAGCTCTCCGACAGACACCAACAACAACCAGACGACTGCTAACGGTGCCAGCATCTCCTATGTGACATTCCAGCCCGCAGCCCTGGGCAGTGCTGGCTCCGGTGAGCTGGGCAGCACTAATACTGTGCAAGGAAGCactttcctgcctgcagcagagcttgACCCGGTGATGACAGCACCGCCCTACGTCAGCTTCCACACCATCATCCTGGACATGAGTGGAGTGTGTTTTGTTGACCTCATGGGCACAAAGGCACTGGGCAAG TTGTGTTCCAGTTACCAGAAGATTGGGATTAAAGTGTTCTTGGCAAATGTGCAGG ctcAGGTTTACAATGACATTAGCACAGGAGGAGTCTTTGAGGAAGGAGGCCTGGACCGAAGTCACCTCTTCCTAACAATCCATGATGCTGTCCTGTTTGCACTGGCAAATATCAACGAAGTTGTCCACCCGCCCATCTTAGAAGAG AGGCCAGCCCAGACAGAGCTCTCCATCTATGATGAGTCTGTGGATGAAGGCAGCACAGAGTTCAAGAACCTGGAGGAG GAGATGTTTGGAAGCATGTTCCACTCAGAGACCCAGACAGCTCTGTGA
- the RAB7B gene encoding ras-related protein Rab-7b isoform X2 yields the protein MPRQGLSMDASKKVDLKIIIIGALGVGKTSLLHQFVHKTFYEDYRTTLGASILTKVLVVDNTSLKLQGSDGCMLAFDVTDRESFESLDNWRDDFLEKVIPREQDFPMVLLGNKIDLCDRQVSKEMASSWCKEKDIPYFEVSAKNNINVVEAFETLAKQALATYKGIFESYLTDSIKLTPNDKPKKSCC from the exons ATGCCCCGGCAG ggtcTGTCCATGGATGCCAGCAAGAAGGTGGATCTGAAGATAATCATCATTGGAGCGCTGGG TGTGGGCAAAACCTCCCTCCTGCACCAGTTCGTGCACAAGACATTCTATGAGGATTACCGCACCACGCTGGGCGCCAGCATCCTCACCAAGGTCCTCGTGGTGGACAACACCTCCCTGAAGCTGCAG GGCTCGGATGGCTGCATGCTGGCGTTTGACGTGACGGACAGGGAGTCCTTCGAGTCCCTGGACAACTGGAGAGATGATTTTCTGGAGAAGGTCATCCCAAGGGAGCAAGATTTCCCCATGGTCCTGTTGGGGAACAAAATAGACCTCTGTGATCGGCAG GTATCCAAGGAGATGGCCTCATCCTGGTGCAAGGAGAAGGACATCCCTTACTTTGAAGTCAGCGCCAAGAACAACATCAATGTCGTGGAGGCTTTCGAGACCCTGGCAAAGCAGGCGCTGGCAACG tACAAAGGGATCTTTGAGAGTTACTTGACTGACTCCATCAAACTCACGCCCAACGACAAGCCcaagaagagctgctgctga